The window AAGCTGGAGTTAGGCGCTCGAATCGCCCGCGTATTTGTTGACGGCGGGGGCGATACGGGGGAGTACACGCTAGGTCTGAATTATTACATGTTCAAAGCTCATCACGTGAAGTTCCAGTTTGACTACAGCGCGCTGACGACCGAGGACGGCGTAGCGGCCGGCGATGATCGTTTGGACCATCGGGTACGCGCGCAACTGCAAGTAAAGATCTAATGAAAGGTATGGAGGATACAAATATGAAACGAATAGTATGGACTTTAACGGCCGCGCTTTCGCTGGTTACGGTTGTTCAAGCCGCCGAAACGAAGGGTACGGGCAAATCGTTGACCGGAACCATTAAAGTCGACGGTTCAAGCACAGTGTTCCCGGTCACGGAGGCGATGGCGGAGGAATTTCAAAAGAGCCATCCGAACGTCCGGGTGACGGTGGGAATTTCCGGCACCGGCGGAGGGTTCAAGAAATTCACGGCCGGGGAGACGGATATTTCCGATGCTTCGCGACCCATCAAGGATGCCGAACGCGAGACGGCCACGAGGAACGGAATCGAGTACGTCGAGCTTCCTGTGGCATACGACGGCCTTTCCGTCATGGTCAATCCGAAGAACACGTTCGTGGCGTCGTTGACGGTCGAGGAGCTCAAGCGGATCTGGCAGCCGGAAAGCACGGTCAAAATGTGGAGCGATGTTCGCCCCGCCTGGCCGAAGCGCGCCATTAAGCTGTACGGTCCCGGAACCGATTCGGGCACGTTCGACTACTTCACCGAGGAGATCGTCGGAAAGGCCAAGTCCTCGCGCGCGGATTTCACGGCGAGTGAAGATGACAACGTTTTGGTGAAGGGTATCGAAGGCGATCCGGGCGCGTTGGGTTATTTTGGGTACGCCTATTACGTTGAGAACAAGGACAAGCTGAAGCTGGTCGCGATCGACGGCGGTAAGGGCCCCGTTCTTCCAACGGAAGCAACGATCGAGGAAGGAACGTACGCGCCGCTTTCCCGACCGATCTTTATCTACGTCAACAAGAAGGCGGCGACCCGACCGGAAGTGGAGGCCTTTGTTAACTTTTATCTGAAAGAGTCTTCCAAACTGGTTCCGCAAGTCGGCTACGTTGCTCTGAAGAAAACGGTCTACGAGGCG is drawn from Bdellovibrionota bacterium and contains these coding sequences:
- a CDS encoding PstS family phosphate ABC transporter substrate-binding protein, coding for MKRIVWTLTAALSLVTVVQAAETKGTGKSLTGTIKVDGSSTVFPVTEAMAEEFQKSHPNVRVTVGISGTGGGFKKFTAGETDISDASRPIKDAERETATRNGIEYVELPVAYDGLSVMVNPKNTFVASLTVEELKRIWQPESTVKMWSDVRPAWPKRAIKLYGPGTDSGTFDYFTEEIVGKAKSSRADFTASEDDNVLVKGIEGDPGALGYFGYAYYVENKDKLKLVAIDGGKGPVLPTEATIEEGTYAPLSRPIFIYVNKKAATRPEVEAFVNFYLKESSKLVPQVGYVALKKTVYEAAVTRFQKRMLGTVFGLPTRTSFARLEDLLASKGQ